In Prunus dulcis chromosome 1, ALMONDv2, whole genome shotgun sequence, the following are encoded in one genomic region:
- the LOC117624640 gene encoding glutamate--glyoxylate aminotransferase 2, translating to MPPKGLDYESLNENVKKVQYAVRGELYLRASELQKEGKKIIFTNVGNPHALGQKPLSFPRQVVALCQAPFLLDDPNVGLIFPADAISRAKHYLSITTGGLGAYSDSRGIPGVRKEVAEFIERRDGYPSDPELIYLTDGASKGVMQILNTIIRGEGDGVLVPVPQYPLYSAAISLFGGSLVPYYLEETANWGLDLNNLRQSVAQARSKGITVRAMVIINPGNPTGQCLSEANLREILNFCFHEGLVLLGDEVYQQNIYQDERPFISARKVLMGMGLPISKEVQLVSFHTVSKGYWGECGQRGGYFEMTNIPPQTVDEIYKVASIALSPNVPAQIFMGLMVNPPKPGDISYEQFVRESKGILESLRRRARIMTDGFNNCRNIVCNFTEGAMYSFPQIRLPPRAIEAAKRAGKVADVFYCLKLLEATGISTVPGSGFGQKEGVFHLRTTILPAEEDMPAIMDSFKKFNDEFMEQYEDHRGYSRM from the exons ATGCCCCCTAAGGGATTGGACTACGAGTCACTGAATGAGAATGTGAAGAAGGTTCAATATGCTGTTAGAGGCGAGTTGTATCTTCGAGCTTCTGAGCTTcagaaggaaggaaagaag attattttcacaaatgttggaAACCCTCATGCTCTAGGACAGAAGCCACTGTCTTTCCCTCGCCAG GTGGTTGCTTTATGCCAAGCTCCATTCCTATTAGATGACCCTAATGTAGGACTGATCTTCCCTGCTGATGCAATTTCAAGAGCTAAACATTATCTTTCAATTACTACTGGTGGTCTAG GTGCTTATAGTGATTCCCGAGGTATTCCGGGTGTTAGGAAGGAAGTGGCAGAGTTCATTGAGAGACGTGATGGATATCCAAG TGACCCAGAACTCATATATCTCACTGATGGTGCCAGCAAAGGTGTGATGCAGATCTTGAATACCATCATCCGTGGTGAAGGAGATGGG GTTCTGGTTCCAGTCCCACAATACCCACTCTATTCGGCTGCAATATCTCTGTTTGGTGGTTCTCTTGTTCCGTATTACCTTGAGGAAACAGCAAATTGGGGTCTTGATCTTAATAATCTTCGCCAGTCAGTTGCACAGGCTCGCTCTAAAGGAATTACT GTGAGAGCAATGGTGATTATAAACCCCGGCAACCCCACTGGTCAGTGTCTTAGTGAAGCTAATTTAAGAGAAATATTGAACTTCTGTTTCCACGAAGGCCTAGTCTTGCTCGGGGACGAAGTTTATCAGCAGAATATATACCAGGATGAACGCCCCTTTATTAGTGCAAGAAAG GTGTTGATGGGTATGGGGCTACCCATAAGCAAGGAAGTCCAGCTTGTTTCTTTCCACACTGTGTCCAAAGGATACTGGGGTGAATGTGGGCAGCGTGGTGGGTACTTTGAGATGACAAACATTCCTCCACAG ACGGTTGATGAGATATATAAGGTTGCATCAATTGCACTCAGTCCAAATGTTCCTGCACAAATATTT ATGGGGCTAATGGTCAACCCTCCCAAACCTGGAGATATTTCATATGAGCAGTTTGTTAGGGAAAG CAAGGGGATCCTTGAATCTTTGAGGAGAAGAGCAAGGATAATGACTGATGGATTTAACAACTGCAGAAATATTGTTTGTAACTTCACAGAAG GTGCCATGTATTCCTTCCCTCAAATACGCTTGCCACCAAGAGCAATAGAGGCTGCTAAAAGAGCTGGAAAAGTTGCGGATGTTTTCTACTGTCTCAAGCTTTTGGAAGCCACTGGCATTTCCACTGTCCCTGGATCAGGGTTTGGACAGAAAGAAGG GGTCTTCCATTTGAGGACAACCATCTTACCAGCTGAGGAAGACATGCCTGCCATCATGGATAGTTTCAAGAAGTTCAATGATGAGTTCATGGAGCAATATGAAGATCACAGAGGCTATTCGAGGATGTAA
- the LOC117616467 gene encoding coilin — translation MTTMMESVRLRVTFKERHILSKSQKTEGLKRSWVLLKPHHRTVSDLAAHLLHAFDLNASCPDGLLISMDGFVLPPFESTSIFRDKDIISVKRKGGTLSEIALVDDGTDSLEIEEIVERRPLNTGIKLLANEEFEKETGGYESESEEDEPYQLEDPLTVEDAPETGTSRRSKKRKLSNKPQSSKRKRIKSAKTEECSSFPEDLQNDVHAEKHQSRLLPRKRRSKKDKSFAGEDELDNLSTPQTDKRTNKTSKFTSNGKRSCQLQEKEVKGVVSSDTPGGSKKFPSRSARRKKAKRQWLREKLKSEKEELNKRQLLKPDNQQSSGKSNQRCPEEHQQPNTDNEEDEQSNTDNDEGDEQPKTDNNEVHVQPSTDNDKEDDVVPVVIRPGYIRFENLGKVDADHPIQQNRTPVETFQWNGITSKKRGQKWGMEKTPHSRKSDYEDLNPESPEALDSEKEIPVDDPIDFNKLELCTTLPEEGDQIAYRLIELSACWTPEVSSYRVGKVSWYDPQSNKMMLVQVPGYPIVFEETDDEASDVLPDASLYGEDGSLEVDYSSLIDVRIVKHGNPNTAKAVTGDQNAASGPRLNNNKEIHAAPQENGKVSAWDEISQALNAKKAELSQSDGWSRNEGSVRNSWSYRGLRGSALGPIVARLRTQSGL, via the exons ATGACGACGATGATGGAGAGTGTGAGGCTTCGCGTCACATTCAAGGAGCGCCACATTCTGAGCAAGTCACAGAAGACAGAGGGACTCAAGCGAAGCTGGGTTCTACTAAAACCTCACCACCGCACCGTCTCAGACCTCGCCGCCCATCTCCTTCACGCTTTCGACCTCAACGCTTCTTGCCCCGATGGGCTTCTCATCTCC ATGGATGGGTTTGTGTTACCGCCTTTTGAGTCCACCTCCATTTTCAGGGATAAAGATATTATCAG TGTGAAAAGGAAAGGGGGCACATTGTCTGAAATTGCCTTGGTTGATGATGGGACAGACTCTCTTGAGATAGAAGAGATTGTGGAGAGGCGGCCTCTGAATACGGGTATAAAGCTTCTGGCTAATGAGGAATTTGAAAAGGAGACCGGAGGATATGAAAGTGAATCGGAAGAGGATGAACCTTACCAGTTGGAAGATCCGTTGACTGTAGAAGATGCACCCGAGACCGGTACAAGCAGACGTTCCAAGAAGAGGAAGCTTTCAAACAAACCTCAGAGCTCGAA GAGGAAGAGAATTAAATCTGCTAAGACCGAAGAATGTTCAAGTTTTCCAGAAGACCTTCAGAATGATGTCCATGCAGAGAAGCATCAGTCTCGTCTCCTCCCCAGAAAGAGGCGTTCCAAGAAGGACAAGTCATTTGCTGGAGAGGATGAACTGGATAATTTAAGCACCCCTCAAACTGATAAAAGAACCAATAAAACTAGTAAATTTACGTCCAATGGAAAGAG GTCCTGTCAGCTTCAAGAGAAGGAAGTAAAAGGTGTGGTTTCATCTGATACACCTGGTGGAAGTAAAAAG TTTCCTAGTAGAAGTGCTCGACGTAAAAAGGCCAAAAGGCAATGGTTGAGGGAAAAATTGAAGAGTGAGAAGGAGGAG CTCAATAAGAGGCAATTGCTCAAACCAGATAATCAGCAATCGTCTGGAAAAAGTAATCAGAGATGTCCTGAAGAACATCAACAACCAAACACAGACAATGAAGAGGATGAACAATCAAACACAGATAATGATGAAGGGGATGAGCAACCGAAAACAGATAATAATGAAGTACATGTGCAACCAAGCACAGACAATGATAAAGAGGATGACGTCGTTCCTGTAGTAATTAGGCCTGGGTACATTCGGTTTGAAAACCTTGGAAAAG TGGATGCAGATCATCCTATTCAGCAGAATAGAACCCCAGTG GAAACTTTTCAGTGGAATGGAATAACTAGCAAGAAGAGGGGTCAAAAATGGGGTATGGAGAAAACACCACATTCAAGAAAAAGTGACTACGAAGATCTGAACCCAGAATCGCCTGAAGCATTGGATAGTGAAAAAGAGATTCCTGTAGATGATCCCATAGACTTCAATAAGCTTGAGCTCTGTACCACTTTACCTGAG GAAGGTGATCAAATTGCATATCGTTTGATTGAATTATCAGCATGCTGGACCCCTGAAGTTTCCTCATACCGA GTTGGAAAAGTGTCATGGTACGACCCTCAATCAAATAAGATGATGCTAGTACAGGTTCCAGGATATCCCATTGTTTTTGAGGAGACAGATGACGAGGCATCTGATGTACTACCAGATGCTTCCCTTTACGGGGAAGATGGCTCTCTAGAG GTAGATTATTCTTCACTTATTGATGTCCGCATTGTCAAGCATGGCAACCCGAACACAGCAAAAGCAGTCACTGGTGATCAAAATGCTGCATCAGGTCCCAGACTCAACAATAACAAGGAAATTCATGCTGCACCACAAG aaaatggaaaagtaaGCGCATGGGATGAAATCAGCCAGGCATTGAACGCCAAGAAGGCAGAGCTGTCTCAGTCGGATGGTTGGAGTAGAAATGAGGGCTCGGTAAGGAACTCATGGTCATATAGAGGCTTGAGAGGTAGCGCATTGGGTCCAATCGTGGCTCGTTTAAGAACGCAAAGTGGGCTGTAA
- the LOC117613247 gene encoding cyclin-dependent protein kinase inhibitor SMR6-like codes for MGFSGKSQPAPVDIGLDSETQKWVIAGIPLRAPLKPLYTNPVETERDHGGDDVEECSTTPTGEEARIPTRLTCPPPPRKRKAAASKCNYGAGVREFFTPPDLETVFIRHVERAN; via the coding sequence ATGGGCTTTTCTGGGAAGTCTCAGCCAGCTCCTGTGGACATAGGCTTGGATTCTGAAACTCAAAAATGGGTTATCGCCGGAATCCCATTACGGGCTCCATTAAAGCCGCTGTACACAAACCCCGTAGAGACAGAACGGGATCACGGCGGCGATGACGTGGAGGAGTGTTCGACGACCCCGACGGGTGAAGAAGCCAGAATTCCGACGAGGCTGACGTGTCCACCTCCTCCGAGAAAGAGGAAAGCAGCTGCTTCGAAATGTAATTATGGCGCTGGTGTTAGGGAGTTCTTCACTCCTCCCGACTTAGAAACTGTGTTTATACGCCATGTTGAAAGGGCCAATTGA
- the LOC117612601 gene encoding protein-tyrosine-phosphatase MKP1-like has translation MLGEEEKNRLAGNTRKTYLRSVSWSDRSPSKPNNPYPRPQLNSKARSCLPPLQPLSIARNTVQEWPRAGSDDLGVWPQPQTPRGSVKPLPNSNPEQPGREFEFKKDKLAFFDKECSRIADHIYLGSDAVAKNREVLRKNGITHVLNCVGFVSPEYFKNDLVYKTLWLKDSPSEDITSILYDVFDYFEDVRKQGGRVLVHCCQGVSRSTSLVIAYLMWREGQSFEDAFQYVKAARGVTNPNMGFACQLLQCQKRVHAVPASPNSMLRMYRMAPHSSYDPLHLVPKTLGHPGAQGLDSRGAFVVHVPSALYVWIGKDCNTMMSDNARAAAFQVIQYERAKGPIVDINEGEEPLEFWDALSSGVLAEDHSKTDVRKVETLSSGGDKVAASRCVPVGERKVVEYDLDFEIFHKAIAGGVVPPFSVSNTESETCLPARENGWGRLRQKFASGLMKDLVTSSELNCNTSPSSDELDMVVETHKEAEDPVSLIEPSSPLSASRHFRSSPDSFECFPSSSPCRIRDTSREVECSVPFTEKLSSPTTHCRSPDSFSCFPDSSPKFSSKSPTLSPSNSDYSSSFTFSPSSSNWSDLSCLSSQQPSPSGLESTDPSYIKNISLADNSSLLFKKSRSSPEETFSANFTLEVANSCLPCKGNSPSLAERRGSNPPPRMLVPSVDESPEVPRNLVRSWSFSLPDMGDDAMDSDCNQSENESNREEQMLDVDISNPEKELQCEMISHAAEVINPVLYRRTQLP, from the coding sequence ATGTTAGGcgaagaagagaaaaacagGCTCGCCGGAAATACCCGGAAAACGTATTTGCGGTCGGTGTCGTGGTCTGACCGCTCACCCTCTAAACCTAACAATCCATATCCAAGGCCACAGCTGAATAGTAAAGCGAGGTCTTGCTTACCTCCACTTCAGCCCCTTTCAATAGCTAGGAACACCGTTCAGGAGTGGCCAAGGGCGGGTTCTGATGATCTTGGGGTGTGgcctcaaccccaaaccccaagAGGATCAGTTAAACCCCTTCCGAATTCGAACCCAGAACAACCCGGGAGAGAATTTGAGTTTAAGAAGGATAAGCTTGCTTTTTTCGATAAAGAATGCTCGAGAATTGCTGATCATATATACTTAGGAAGTGATGCGGTGGCTAAGAACCGTGAGGTTTTGAGGAAGAACGGAATCACCCATGTGCTCAATTGTGTTGGGTTTGTTTCTCCCGAGTATTTCAAGAATGATCTTGTGTACAAGACACTTTGGTTGAAAGATAGCCCGTCGGAGGACATTACAAGTATACTCTATGATgtgtttgattattttgaagATGTTCGAAAACAAGGCGGGCGAGTTCTTGTGCATTGTTGTCAGGGAGTGTCTCGGTCAACTTCTCTGGTCATTGCATACCTCATGTGGAGAGAGGGCCAGAGCTTTGAAGATGCATTTCAGTATGTGAAGGCCGCTCGAGGGGTGACTAACCCGAATATGGGTTTTGCTTGTCAACTCCTGCAGTGCCAGAAGAGGGTACATGCTGTGCCTGCAAGCCCAAATTCCATGTTAAGGATGTACCGGATGGCTCCGCATTCATCATATGATCCTCTTCATCTCGTGCCAAAGACGTTAGGCCATCCAGGTGCACAAGGACTTGACTCTCGTGGAGCATTCGTTGTGCATGTTCCATCGGCTTTATATGTCTGGATTGGAAAGGATTGCAACACAATGATGTCAGATAATGCAAGGGCAGCTGCCTTTCAGGTCATCCAGTATGAGAGGGCAAAGGGTCCGATTGTGGACATCAATGAAGGTGAAGAACCTTTGGAATTTTGGGACGCTCTTTCCAGTGGGGTCTTAGCAGAAGATCACAGCAAGACAGATGTGAGAAAGGTAGAAACTTTATCTTCTGGAGGCGATAAGGTTGCTGCATCTAGGTGTGTTCCGGTGGGTGAAAGGAAGGTTGTTGAATATGATTTGGATTTCGAAATTTTCCATAAGGCAATTGCAGGTGGGGTTGTCCCACCGTTTTCAGTATCTAATACTGAATCAGAAACTTGCCTTCCAGCCAGAGAAAATGGATGGGGTAGATTGCGGCAAAAGTTTGCTAGCGGCCTTATGAAAGATTTGGTCACGTCTTCTGAGCTGAATTGTAACACTAGCCCATCCAGTGATGAGTTGGATATGGTTGTGGAAACTCATAAAGAAGCAGAAGACCCTGTTTCCCTGATTGAGCCTTCATCGCCATTATCAGCATCACGCCACTTTCGTAGCTCACCTGATTCCTTTGAATGCTTTCCAAGTAGCAGCCCATGTAGGATACGAGATACTTCTAGAGAAGTAGAATGCTCTGTTCCTTTTACCGAGAAATTATCATCACCTACAACTCATTGTCGTTCACCggattctttttcttgttttcctgACAGCAGTCCTAAGTTCAGCTCCAAATCCCCAACACTGTCCCCTTCAAACTCTGATTACTCTAGTTCATTTACCTTTTCACCATCATCTTCTAATTGGTCGGACTTGTCATGTTTGTCTTCTCAACAGCCTTCACCTTCTGGCTTGGAATCTACGGATCCATCTTATATTAAGAATATTTCTTTGGCAGATAACTCAAGcttacttttcaaaaaatctCGTTCTTCACCTGAAGAGACATTTTCTGCTAATTTTACTTTGGAAGTGGCAAATTCATGTTTGCCATGTAAAGGGAATTCCCCCTCTCTCGCAGAGCGCAGAGGGAGTAATCCTCCACCTCGAATGTTGGTACCATCAGTGGATGAATCGCCTGAAGTTCCGAGGAATTTGGTACGATCATGGTCCTTCTCTTTACCTGACATGGGTGATGATGCGATGGACTCTGATTGCAACCAATCTGAAAATGAGAGCAACAGAGAAGAGCAAATGTTAGATGTGGACATTAGTAACCCTGAAAAGGAATTGCAATGTGAAATGATCAGCCACGCTGCAGAAGTGATCAACCCAGTTTTGTACCGTAGGACACAGCTTCCTTGA
- the LOC117615488 gene encoding F-box protein At1g70590, giving the protein MEKKQTTWPGRSDGRRFTAFPLWNTKGKKHHELHQTKHSNRMSGRRASSSSSTDGRDFSALPYELIMIIGVSLSHPNLRAASLACKSWYKALRPLRQAMLYMRWGKRFKHGRGGVQPNMDKALDAFLKGAALGSTMAMVDAGLIYWERGLKDKAVALYQKAADLGDLAGKCNLGISYLQVEPPNPKEAVKWLYHASNEGHTRAQYQLALCLHHGRGVDCNIKEAARWYLKAAEGGYVRAMYNVSLCYKFEEGLAHSHHQARKWMKRAADRGHSKAQYEHGLALFSEGEKIKAVVYLELATRGGESASAHVKDVILQQLSETSRDDVMLLVDQWRALPSSS; this is encoded by the exons atggagaagaagcagACGACATGGCCAGGCCGATCGGACGGCCGTCGTTTCACGGCTTTTCCGTTATGGAACACCAAGGGTAAAAAGCACCACGAGCTCCACCAGACGAAGCACAGCAATCGAATGTCCGGCAGAAGAGCATCGTCGTCATCTTCAACGGACGGTCGCGATTTCTCGGCCCTGCCGTACGAATTGATAATGATAATCGGGGTTTCGCTGAGCCACCCGAACCTCAGAGCGGCGTCGTTGGCGTGTAAGTCGTGGTACAAGGCACTTCGGCCGCTGAGACAGGCGATGCTGTATATGAGGTGGGGAAAGCGGTTCAAGCACGGCCGAGGTGGGGTCCAGCCCAACATGGACAAGGCTCTCGACGCGTTTCTGAAGGGCGCGGCTCTGGGGTCCACCATGGCTATGGTGGATGCCGGGCTTATATACTGGGAGAGAGGCCTCAAGGACAAGGCCGTCGCTTTGTATCAGAAAGCTGCAGACCTGGGTGACCTGGCTGGGAAGtgcaatttgggaatttcttATCTGCAAG TTGAACCTCCAAATCCAAAGGAAGCTGTAAAATGGTTATATCATGCATCCAATGAGGGTCATACCCGTGCCCAGTACCAGCTTGCACTTTGTCTGCATCACGGCCGTGGGGTTGATTGTAACATAAAAGAGGCG GCAAGATGGTATTTGAAAGCTGCAGAAGGTGGTTATGTGCGTGCCATGTACAATGTATCACTGTGTTACAAATTTGAGGAAGGGTTAGCACACAGTCATCACCAAGCAAGAAAATGGATGAAGAGAGCAGCCGATCGTGGGCACAGTAAAGCTCAATATGAGCATGGACTCGCTCTTTTTTCT GAAGGAGAAAAGATAAAAGCTGTAGTCTACTTGGAACTTGCTACCCGAGGTGGGGAAAGTGCATCCGCTCATGTCAAGGATGTGATTCTTCAACAGCTTTCAGAAACTTCACGTGATGATGTAATGCTTCTTGTTGACCAATGGCGTGCTTTGCCCTCATCTTCCTAA